Proteins from one Planctomyces sp. SH-PL62 genomic window:
- a CDS encoding alpha/beta hydrolase, which translates to MTPRASLISAVLLATALAPSPAARADDAAYDRKEDVVYGRKYGSALTMDVFTPKSKANGTGVIFMASGGFFSSHEMIQPNFLAPFLDRGYTVFAVVHGSQPRYQVNEIVEDVNRAVRYIRAHASEFGVAPDRLGVFGASAGGHLSLMLGVAGRPGNPEAADPVDRESSRVAAVACFFPPTDLLNFGAAGKEMIRPMQHQPPFRAAFDYHELDEATRMWAPITDEARLREITRSMSPITHVTADDPPVLLIHGDADALVPVQQSETFAAKLKETGVANKLIVRPGADHGWPGLDKDLLLFADWFDEHLKAGPAATPTRQP; encoded by the coding sequence ACGCGCATCGCTGATTTCCGCCGTCCTTCTCGCGACCGCCCTCGCCCCGTCGCCGGCCGCGCGCGCCGACGATGCGGCGTATGATCGCAAGGAGGACGTCGTCTACGGGAGGAAGTACGGCTCGGCGCTCACGATGGACGTCTTCACGCCGAAATCCAAGGCGAACGGGACCGGCGTGATCTTCATGGCGAGCGGCGGGTTCTTCTCATCGCACGAGATGATCCAGCCGAACTTCCTCGCGCCGTTCCTCGATCGGGGCTATACCGTCTTCGCCGTGGTGCACGGCAGCCAGCCCCGATATCAGGTGAACGAGATCGTCGAGGACGTGAACCGCGCCGTGCGCTACATCCGCGCCCACGCGTCCGAGTTCGGCGTCGCGCCGGATCGGCTCGGGGTCTTCGGGGCGTCGGCCGGCGGTCATCTCTCGCTGATGCTAGGCGTCGCGGGAAGGCCGGGGAATCCCGAGGCGGCGGACCCGGTCGATCGCGAATCGAGCCGGGTCGCGGCCGTCGCCTGCTTCTTCCCGCCGACCGATCTTCTGAACTTCGGCGCGGCGGGCAAGGAGATGATCCGGCCGATGCAGCACCAGCCCCCGTTCCGCGCCGCGTTCGATTATCACGAACTCGACGAGGCGACGCGGATGTGGGCGCCGATCACCGACGAGGCCAGGCTGCGGGAGATCACCCGGTCGATGTCGCCGATCACCCACGTCACCGCCGACGACCCGCCGGTCCTCCTCATCCACGGCGACGCCGACGCCCTGGTCCCGGTCCAGCAGTCCGAGACCTTCGCGGCGAAGCTGAAGGAGACCGGGGTCGCGAACAAGCTCATCGTCCGTCCGGGTGCCGACCACGGCTGGCCGGGCCTGGACAAGGATCTGCTCCTGTTCGCGGACTGGTTCGACGAGCACCTCAAGGCCGGTCCGGCCGCGACCCCGACGCGGCAGCCCTGA